Proteins from a single region of Carassius gibelio isolate Cgi1373 ecotype wild population from Czech Republic chromosome B15, carGib1.2-hapl.c, whole genome shotgun sequence:
- the LOC127973053 gene encoding uncharacterized protein LOC127973053: MVNVLGPDVHVKNIGRIHFVQFAPEGVFGWILKDPLLIDSLVREPVKILERDFRKKRNADQNEVSEPLPRIPNPIACLSPNDMLIFQLTINHTDRHYSHFPVYQKDHLFSSNPGWDFGAFRRLQHLVKHTQLNSSRFAHVFLEPGKYVFLDNAVPDWSLIVVVSEQGSECNPTTAAFQPTTPAQLVRHGIVKQHSLNLLPDWGLITGILSLLVLLIIVLTASALVLRPNRSNLIAQGRPKPKWRSLGEPSVPIEYVYNTESVDSSEALGLRGEGEGAESEEPAVCKGGFRTTLMELEEFNVKTLYDKLEDQNLHLASQLAKHRKDTQEFYRNICHQIDALRDTLENMEPSKLNQLKKILDNEVLIKRETAHEPWMGLMEAVLRSLEGVLCRMNGEVWQQQDSTETNSHRDTRESELHTRYTQFSPADLSEFKVGADTEAASTDPGQQQSTIPCVSEEELAKFVSLTPLSKTLQEIKESLQTLTHTSVTEDVIISPAEGEPSHLIPVALDSLSPKHFAVFLFGCHVVRLLSRACSFPSVGLLLARTVPVSHCDNLLAYCHKDFYYDTANQILYILEKKLQNAGQFISIILHSMAFITSGSKSLEFIKAFHLAVSALSMQLFHHSFTEDQRKGKMDEENTPEAFGTLVEDFFSVKIPPETHFTEHLLAERLQVYKYFKLEQLLQGLKPTLRDRHGDGQGQTGLKTQVPALCMEREINRLDEVYQQFSSELHRATHIRSPPEKKEPRFDKPLQEQQAMLELQKCTVDQRLKEMRDRFSKLSSSQRASPNEDRPAHSTLLAQEDNQTPSKCKPDSGGEEKQTPAAGQSRNKKKQREHMDKDEEKGLTA; encoded by the exons ATGGTAAATGTACTAGGACCTGATGTTCATGTCAAGAACATTGGAAGGATCCACTTCGTCCAGTTCGCTCCTGAGGGAGTGTTTGGTTGGATTTTAAAAGACCCCTTGCTCATTGATTCTTTAGTAAGAG AACCAGTTAAAATTCTGGAGAGAGATTTCAGGAAGAAACGAAACGCTGATCAAAATGAGGTTTCCGAGCCTCTTCCACGGATCCCAAATCCCATCGCATGTCTGTCCCCAAATGATATGCTCATCTTTCAGCTCACCATCAACCACACGG ACCGCCACTACAGTCACTTCCCCGTGTACCAGAAGGATCACCTGTTCAGCAGTAACCCTGGCTGGGATTTTGGGGCATTTAGACGCCTGCAGCATCttgtcaaacacacacagctaAATTCCAGCAG ATTTGCGCATGTGTTCCTGGAGCCGGGAAAGTATGTGTTCCTGGATAACGCAGTTCCTGACTGGAGTCTGATAGTGGTCGTGAGTGAACAGGGCTCCGAGTGCAACCCCACAACAGCTGCATTCCAGCCGACGACCCCTGCGCAGCTTGTGCGACACGGGATTGTTAAACAACACAGTTTAAACCTGCTTCCAGACTGGGGGCTCATCACAG GGATCTTGTCTCTGTTGGTTTTGCTGATAATAGTGTTGACAGCCTCTGCTCTGGTCTTGAGGCCTAATCGGTCCAACCTCATCGCTCAAGGGAGGCCAAAGCCCAAGTGGCGCAGCTTGGGTGAACCCAGTGTTCCTATTGAATATGTTTATAATACAGAAAG TGTGGACAGCTCTGAGGCACTAGGTCTGAGAGGGGAAGGAGAGGGAGCAGAATCAGAGGAACCTGCTGTTTGCAAAGGAG GTTTCAGAACTACACTAATGGAGCTGGAGGAGTTTAATGTGAAAACGCTGTATGACAAGTTAGAGGATCAGAATTTACATCTGGCATCCCAGCTGGCAAAGCACCGCAAAGACACACAGGAGTTTTACAGGAACATCTGTCACCAAATTGATGCTCTGAGG GACACACTAGAAAATATGGAGCCCTCAAAACTGAACCAGCTGAAGAAAATACTAGACAACGAAGTTCTGATAAAAAGAGAAACTGCTCATG AGCCGTGGATGGGGCTGATGGAGGCCGTGCTGAGATCTTTGGAGGGAGTGCTGTGCAGAATGAATGGAGAGGTCTGGCAGCAACAGGACAGCACTGAAACAAACAGCCACAGAGACACTCGAGAGAGTGAACTTCACACCAGATACACTCAG TTTTCTCCTGCAGACCTGTCAGAGTTTAAAGTGGGTGCAGATACAGAGGCAGCTTCCACAGATCCAG GTCAACAGCAGAGCACCATCCCCTGCGTGAGTGAAGAGGAACTGGCCAAGTTTGTGTCTCTGACTCCTCTGTCCAAAACACTGCAGGAAATAAAGGAATCGCTCCAGACTCTCACCCACACGTCCGTCACAGAGGACG taATTATCAGCCCAGCAGAGGGTGAACCATCGCACCTGATCCCTGTTGCCCTTGACAGCCTTTCCCCAAAGCATTTTGCTGTCTTCCTGTTTGGCTGCCATGTTGTGCGTTTACTGAGCAGAGCTTGTTCCTTCCCCTCTGTCGGGCTGCTTTTGGCCAGGACGGTGCCGGTCTCTCACTGTGATAACCTGCTGGCCTACTGCCATAAAGACTTTTATTATGACACAGCCAATCAAATTCTGTACATCCTAGAGAAGAAGCTTCAAAATGCTGGCCAGTTCATCTCCATTATCTTACACTCAATGGCCTTTATCACCTCAG GCTCAAAATCTCTTGAATTCATAAAAGCCTTCCACTTGGCCGTTTCGGCATTAAGCATGCAGTTGTTTCATCACTCTTTCACTGAGGATCAGAGGAAAGGAAAG ATGGATGAGGAAAACACACCGGAGGCCTTTGGAACATTAGTAGAAGACTTCTTCAGTGTAAAAATACCTCCTGAAACGCATTTCACTGagcacctgctggcagagag ACTTCAAGTTTATAAATACTTCAAGTTGGAACAGCTCCTCCAAGGACTTAAACCAACTCTAAGAGACAGACACGGAGATG GACAAGGGCAAACTGGCCTAAAAACACAAGTCCCA GCGCTGTGTATGGAAAGAGAAATAAACAGACTTGATGAAGTTTACCAGCAGTTCTCCTCTGAGCTCCACAGGGCCACACACATACGCAGCCCACCGGAGAAGAAAGAGCCCAGGTTTGACAAACCGCTTCAG GAGCAGCAGGCGATGCTGGAGCTGCAGAAGTGTACGGTGGATCAGAGACTGAAGGAGATGAGGGACAGATTTTCTAAACTGAGCTCAAGCCAGCGAGCGAGTCCTAATGAAGACAGACCGGCTCACAGCACACTCCTGGCACAGGAAGACAACCAGACTCCCAGCAAATGCAAACCAGACAGTGGAGGAGAAGAGAAACAGACACCTGCTGCAGGACAGTCCAGAAACAAGAAGAAGCAGAGGGAGCATATGGACAAAGATGAGGAAAAGGGTCTGACTGCGTGA